A window of Oscillospiraceae bacterium contains these coding sequences:
- a CDS encoding ROK family transcriptional regulator: MKIQMKVPKLRRNNKYMKIGSFSLIKELNTSIILNTIKEKGSISRAEIAKLTGLTAATVTNITSQLLKYNLVIETRYGASSGGRKPILLEFNYSYYNVIGVVISKQEITTSLTDLNSNLIKDIKVNLKDNVEKKDVINIVIKNTKELINFSEKKVLGLGVSVEGLIDEKNGVVVMSSSLGWKNFNIKNELNKELHIPIFINNDVKALAKGEEMFGKGRESSNFILLYTGFGIGASLVHDGVIYRGISNYACELGHITIDINGPLCSCGNHGCFQALASGEALIKEIKSSNLKSLFEGEITVNDIIKKIYENNHDILKLIEKQAGYIGIGIANIINIFNPSEIIINGYISCVPKYIKDIIINEVNNRSLLSMRESVNVLFSDLATKSQYKGAVGLFISELFANPEFFF; the protein is encoded by the coding sequence ATGAAAATACAAATGAAAGTTCCGAAACTACGGAGGAATAATAAATATATGAAGATAGGAAGTTTTTCTCTTATTAAAGAACTTAATACCTCCATTATATTAAATACAATAAAGGAAAAAGGCAGTATTTCCCGTGCAGAGATTGCAAAACTCACAGGTCTTACAGCTGCTACTGTTACAAATATAACTTCCCAACTTTTAAAATATAATCTTGTAATAGAAACAAGATACGGTGCATCAAGCGGAGGAAGAAAGCCTATACTTTTAGAATTTAATTATTCCTATTACAATGTTATAGGTGTTGTTATATCAAAGCAGGAAATTACTACTTCACTGACTGACTTAAATTCAAATCTCATAAAGGATATTAAAGTAAATTTAAAGGACAATGTTGAAAAAAAAGATGTTATAAACATCGTAATAAAAAACACCAAAGAACTTATAAATTTCTCAGAAAAAAAAGTTCTCGGATTAGGTGTTTCTGTGGAAGGGCTTATTGATGAAAAAAACGGCGTTGTTGTTATGTCATCAAGTTTGGGATGGAAAAATTTCAACATTAAAAACGAACTTAATAAAGAACTTCATATTCCGATTTTTATAAATAATGACGTTAAGGCTCTTGCCAAGGGAGAAGAAATGTTTGGCAAAGGCAGAGAATCGAGTAACTTTATTCTTCTTTACACAGGTTTTGGTATAGGTGCATCACTTGTTCATGACGGAGTAATTTACAGAGGAATTTCAAACTATGCCTGCGAACTGGGGCATATAACAATTGATATTAACGGACCTTTATGCAGTTGCGGAAACCATGGTTGTTTTCAGGCACTCGCATCAGGAGAAGCGCTTATAAAAGAAATTAAAAGCAGTAATTTAAAATCCCTCTTTGAAGGCGAAATTACTGTTAATGACATTATTAAAAAGATATATGAAAACAACCACGATATTTTAAAACTGATAGAAAAGCAGGCAGGATATATCGGTATAGGAATAGCAAATATAATAAATATCTTTAATCCTTCTGAGATAATTATAAATGGTTATATATCTTGCGTTCCAAAATATATTAAAGATATTATAATAAACGAAGTAAACAATCGAAGCCTTTTAAGTATGAGAGAAAGTGTTAATGTCTTATTTTCTGATTTGGCTACTAAAAGTCAGTACAAAGGTGCTGTAGGGCTTTTTATATCCGAACTTTTTGCAAATCCTGAATTTTTCTTTTAG
- a CDS encoding S41 family peptidase, whose amino-acid sequence MDNLNKKEEIQSIKPSKKIFGKIFNIILYIVIFALGYQMATISYTKQFGNVSGMTISKMNKIEETIKDNYYKDFDRNKLYEYAESFMVYGLNDPYSYYLDESGKDEFMENIEGKYIGVGLTLTPNDLGEIMVIAPFDGSPAQEAGIMKNDVITKVNGTEFMYENVDEAVRLMKGKEGETVELEIKREGTQNFPVTLTKSEITYKSVESEQLYENIIYTRISRFDLNTYDDFIEELNQYVIDENTNLIIDLRDNPGGTVVSAVEIADLFLDDEVIVKENYRTKKDIVEKAKDGHIKIKYPIILLTNSSSASASEILSGALKDNGKAILIGEKTFGKGLINQQFELDQKSSIVLSVAEYETPNGTKIHGVGISPDIEVLFDYKKSILTLEKEDDIQLQRAIEYINENTNESSETTEE is encoded by the coding sequence TTGGATAATCTAAATAAAAAAGAAGAAATTCAATCTATAAAACCAAGCAAAAAAATCTTTGGAAAAATATTTAATATTATTCTTTATATAGTTATTTTTGCATTAGGCTATCAGATGGCTACCATTTCCTACACGAAACAGTTTGGAAATGTTTCGGGAATGACTATAAGCAAAATGAATAAGATTGAAGAAACTATTAAAGACAATTATTACAAAGATTTTGACCGAAATAAATTGTATGAATATGCCGAAAGTTTTATGGTGTACGGACTTAATGATCCTTATTCCTACTATCTTGATGAATCGGGTAAGGATGAATTTATGGAGAACATAGAAGGAAAATATATCGGTGTCGGCTTAACTCTTACCCCGAATGACTTGGGGGAAATTATGGTTATAGCACCTTTTGACGGCTCCCCTGCTCAAGAAGCCGGGATAATGAAAAATGATGTTATTACTAAAGTAAACGGAACTGAATTTATGTACGAAAATGTTGATGAAGCGGTTCGTCTTATGAAAGGTAAAGAGGGAGAAACCGTTGAACTTGAAATTAAAAGAGAAGGCACACAAAACTTCCCCGTTACTCTTACAAAATCAGAAATAACCTATAAATCGGTTGAAAGTGAACAACTTTACGAAAATATAATTTACACAAGAATATCAAGATTTGACCTTAACACTTATGACGATTTTATAGAAGAATTAAACCAGTATGTAATAGATGAGAACACTAATCTTATAATAGACTTAAGAGATAATCCGGGAGGCACTGTTGTTTCAGCAGTAGAAATTGCTGATTTATTCCTTGATGATGAAGTTATAGTAAAAGAAAATTACCGAACTAAAAAAGATATAGTAGAAAAGGCTAAAGACGGGCATATAAAAATCAAATACCCGATAATTCTTCTTACAAACTCTTCATCTGCATCAGCATCGGAAATACTCTCAGGTGCATTAAAAGATAACGGCAAAGCAATCTTAATCGGCGAAAAAACTTTTGGAAAAGGTCTTATAAACCAACAGTTTGAACTGGATCAAAAAAGCAGTATTGTTTTATCAGTAGCAGAATATGAAACACCAAACGGTACAAAAATTCACGGTGTTGGTATATCTCCTGATATCGAAGTTTTATTTGATTATAAGAAGAGTATTTTAACTTTGGAAAAAGAAGATGATATTCAACTTCAAAGAGCGATTGAATATATAAATGAAAATACAAATGAAAGTTCCGAAACTACGGAGGAATAA
- a CDS encoding ABC transporter permease codes for MTKGVFIMKLHSFSLFVKDAFNNIIRNKVMSLATIVILAAGLILFGVTTALSLNVFSITEKLEKDFKLAVYLDEKLETEEINEVGIEIQELEFVDSIEFVSKEDAYEDFKGRWGDTEILEGIDDGNILRNSFKITLSDLNEAKSVSQKLKSIDGIAKISKMEDEMSTFVNITNKVQVGTIIITVVLALLAMLIMVNSINMSIFSRKKQINIMKYVGATDWYIRWPFIIEGLLIGFISSLVSCAVLSYMYGAFMTSIGSYSELIGALPKEIAMPLITIILMGTGLILGCIASIVSIKKHLKV; via the coding sequence ATGACGAAAGGAGTGTTTATAATGAAGTTACACTCGTTTAGTCTGTTTGTTAAAGATGCTTTTAATAACATTATAAGAAACAAAGTTATGTCACTTGCCACTATTGTTATTCTTGCGGCGGGACTTATTCTTTTCGGAGTTACAACTGCACTTTCCTTAAACGTTTTCTCAATTACCGAAAAATTAGAAAAAGATTTTAAACTTGCAGTATATCTTGATGAAAAATTAGAAACTGAAGAAATCAACGAAGTCGGCATTGAAATTCAGGAACTTGAGTTTGTTGACAGTATCGAATTTGTTTCCAAAGAAGATGCCTATGAAGACTTCAAAGGTCGTTGGGGCGATACAGAGATATTAGAAGGAATTGATGACGGTAATATTTTAAGAAATTCCTTTAAAATAACCTTATCCGATTTAAACGAGGCAAAATCGGTGTCCCAGAAACTTAAAAGTATTGATGGTATTGCCAAAATAAGCAAAATGGAAGATGAAATGTCTACTTTTGTCAACATTACAAATAAAGTTCAGGTTGGTACAATTATAATAACAGTTGTTCTTGCCCTTCTTGCAATGCTTATTATGGTTAACAGTATAAATATGTCAATCTTCTCAAGAAAAAAACAAATAAACATTATGAAATATGTTGGTGCAACCGATTGGTATATAAGATGGCCGTTCATTATTGAAGGTCTTCTTATAGGTTTTATTTCCTCACTTGTTTCATGCGCTGTATTAAGTTATATGTATGGTGCTTTTATGACAAGTATAGGCAGTTACAGCGAACTTATAGGTGCACTTCCAAAAGAAATTGCTATGCCTCTTATCACTATTATTCTTATGGGAACAGGTCTTATATTAGGTTGTATAGCAAGTATTGTTTCAATTAAGAAACACTTAAAGGTGTAA
- the ftsE gene encoding cell division ATP-binding protein FtsE, with product MIKLTNVIKTYEITSKKETHALNGVSLEISKGEFVFIVGSSGAGKSTLTRLIIGEVNPTEGDVVVGGTCVNKLTRKEIPYFRRTIGMVFQDFRLLENKTVYENVAFALQIVGASNRQIRRRVPEALSRVGLSAKATSYPNQLSGGEQQRVAIARAIVNNPGLIIADEPTGNLDPKISKEIMQMLLDINHGGTTVVVVTHDKELVNSMKKRVILLDKGKVISDDERSVYNEVTLV from the coding sequence ATGATTAAGCTTACCAATGTTATAAAAACTTACGAAATAACAAGCAAAAAAGAAACTCACGCATTAAACGGAGTTTCTTTAGAAATTTCAAAGGGCGAATTTGTTTTCATTGTGGGTAGTTCAGGGGCAGGAAAATCTACTCTTACAAGGTTAATAATCGGAGAGGTTAATCCTACTGAGGGAGATGTTGTTGTAGGTGGTACCTGTGTTAATAAACTTACAAGAAAAGAAATCCCTTATTTCAGAAGAACAATAGGAATGGTTTTTCAGGATTTCAGACTTTTAGAAAATAAAACAGTGTATGAAAATGTGGCTTTTGCACTTCAGATTGTCGGAGCATCAAACAGGCAGATAAGAAGAAGAGTTCCTGAAGCATTAAGCAGAGTCGGACTTTCAGCAAAAGCCACCAGTTACCCTAACCAGTTATCAGGTGGCGAACAGCAAAGAGTTGCTATTGCAAGAGCAATAGTAAATAATCCCGGACTTATTATTGCGGACGAGCCTACCGGTAACTTAGACCCTAAAATTTCAAAAGAAATTATGCAAATGCTCCTTGATATAAATCATGGAGGTACAACAGTAGTTGTTGTTACCCACGATAAAGAACTTGTTAACTCTATGAAAAAAAGAGTTATTCTTCTTGATAAAGGGAAGGTTATTTCCGATGACGAAAGGAGTGTTTATAATGAAGTTACACTCGTTTAG
- a CDS encoding PucR family transcriptional regulator, producing the protein MTQNLFKSIVSQYKSIIDYPFGILDDEFYVLASSDDSMVGKCIDGLYDIIRKEEHISINRNTAYQPIYIKGKLEFVVYIENTSESSLKLLNILSIAFLNLKKMQDEKLDKSVFVKHLLQDSILPSDIYVKAKELKISTDTKRVVYIIKIASEHGETVYDILYNMYPSRNVDFLVSIDEETVVLVKEMPDKCSYKDIDKEANLIKNTINSEALCTAKIGIGSPVDTVREIAISYKEAKIAIEVSKVFDTEKDIINYEHLGIGRLIYQLPTTLCAKFLDEVFKKDSLEELDEDTINTIQKFFENSLNISETARKLFIHRNTLVYRLDKIQKNTGLDLRQFEDAITFKIAMMVKKYLSANVIKL; encoded by the coding sequence ATGACTCAGAATTTATTTAAATCTATCGTATCTCAGTACAAATCTATAATAGATTATCCTTTTGGTATTTTAGATGACGAATTTTATGTTCTGGCTTCTTCGGACGATAGCATGGTCGGCAAATGTATTGACGGACTTTATGACATAATAAGAAAAGAAGAGCATATTTCGATAAACAGAAATACTGCTTATCAGCCGATTTACATAAAAGGAAAACTTGAATTTGTCGTATATATTGAAAATACAAGCGAAAGTTCATTAAAACTTCTTAATATACTAAGTATAGCATTTTTAAATCTTAAAAAAATGCAGGACGAAAAACTTGACAAATCAGTATTTGTAAAACATCTTTTGCAGGACAGTATTCTTCCAAGCGATATATATGTTAAAGCAAAAGAACTAAAAATTTCTACTGATACAAAAAGAGTTGTATATATTATTAAAATTGCATCGGAACACGGGGAAACCGTATATGATATTTTATATAATATGTATCCTTCAAGAAATGTAGATTTCCTTGTAAGTATAGATGAAGAAACAGTCGTTTTAGTTAAAGAAATGCCCGACAAATGCTCTTATAAAGATATAGATAAAGAGGCAAACCTTATTAAAAATACTATAAATTCAGAAGCTTTATGTACTGCAAAAATCGGAATTGGCTCACCTGTTGATACAGTAAGAGAAATTGCAATTTCATATAAAGAAGCAAAAATTGCAATTGAAGTAAGCAAGGTTTTTGATACTGAAAAAGATATTATAAATTATGAGCATTTAGGTATAGGCAGACTTATATATCAACTGCCTACAACCCTATGCGCAAAATTTCTTGATGAAGTATTTAAAAAAGATTCACTTGAAGAACTTGATGAAGATACGATAAATACTATCCAGAAATTCTTTGAAAACAGCCTTAATATTTCTGAAACTGCAAGAAAACTGTTTATCCACAGAAACACTCTTGTTTACAGACTGGACAAAATCCAGAAGAATACAGGTCTTGATTTAAGACAGTTTGAAGATGCAATTACATTTAAAATTGCAATGATGGTAAAAAAATATTTATCTGCAAATGTGATTAAGTTATAA
- a CDS encoding LysM peptidoglycan-binding domain-containing protein has translation MIKLKTLSLNDKGYDVYLAKLAISRALTKELDFSDTYTESFKDDVINFQRAKELNADGIFGPLTWQAALPFLYGFTIRTANEGDTFSSLAELFSTDALNIERANPDITPNNIQTGQRIVIPYKFPLVTDKIPYSYALTQYILYGLLARYPFLELNKAGNSVMGKSIYYVKVGRGQKEYFYNASHHANEWITTPLLLKFLENYSQSYANNERIGNQGAVFLYNTSKLFLIPLVNPDGVDLVNGAVDKESTYYINAEEIANRYPQIPFPDGWKANIAGTDLNLNYPAYWEEAKRIKGEQGFTSPAPRDFVGGAPLSAIESRAVYDFTLNHNFYLTLSYHTQGEVIYWKFLDFNPENSYNIALEFAKTSGYTVSETPYASGYAGYKDWFILNYNLPGYTIEAGKGENPLSINELNGLYEKNIGILTDALTF, from the coding sequence ATGATTAAATTGAAAACTTTAAGTTTAAATGACAAAGGATACGATGTATATCTTGCTAAACTCGCTATATCAAGAGCGTTGACAAAAGAACTTGATTTTAGTGATACATATACCGAAAGTTTTAAAGATGATGTAATAAATTTTCAAAGAGCAAAAGAACTTAATGCCGATGGAATTTTCGGCCCTCTTACCTGGCAGGCTGCACTTCCCTTTTTATATGGTTTTACTATCCGTACCGCCAATGAGGGAGATACTTTCTCAAGCCTTGCTGAACTTTTTTCAACAGATGCTCTTAATATTGAAAGAGCAAATCCGGATATTACACCAAATAATATTCAGACAGGTCAAAGAATTGTCATACCATATAAATTCCCCCTTGTTACAGATAAAATCCCTTATTCGTATGCACTTACTCAATATATTCTTTACGGACTTTTGGCGCGCTATCCTTTTTTGGAACTTAACAAAGCAGGAAATTCCGTAATGGGAAAAAGCATCTATTATGTAAAAGTAGGCAGAGGTCAGAAAGAATATTTTTACAACGCTTCCCATCATGCAAATGAATGGATTACAACACCACTTCTTTTAAAATTTTTAGAAAACTATTCGCAAAGTTATGCCAATAACGAAAGAATAGGAAATCAGGGTGCAGTATTTTTATACAACACATCGAAACTCTTTTTGATACCTCTTGTCAACCCTGACGGAGTAGACCTTGTAAACGGTGCTGTCGATAAAGAAAGCACTTATTATATAAACGCCGAAGAAATCGCAAATCGTTATCCCCAAATTCCTTTCCCTGATGGATGGAAGGCAAATATTGCAGGGACAGATTTAAACTTAAACTATCCTGCATACTGGGAAGAAGCAAAAAGAATCAAAGGCGAGCAGGGATTTACATCTCCGGCACCAAGAGATTTCGTGGGAGGGGCTCCCCTGTCGGCAATTGAAAGCAGAGCAGTTTATGATTTTACTTTAAATCACAATTTTTATCTTACCTTATCATACCATACACAAGGGGAAGTTATTTACTGGAAGTTTCTTGATTTTAACCCCGAAAATTCTTACAACATAGCCCTTGAATTTGCTAAAACAAGCGGATATACTGTATCTGAAACCCCTTATGCATCCGGATATGCAGGATATAAAGACTGGTTTATATTAAATTACAACCTACCCGGTTATACCATTGAAGCAGGAAAAGGAGAAAATCCGCTTTCAATCAATGAACTTAATGGACTTTATGAAAAAAATATTGGTATTTTGACCGATGCGCTAACTTTTTAA
- a CDS encoding YhbY family RNA-binding protein codes for MITSKQRAYLRSLANTVPAQYQIGKGEISKNQVKMLLDGMEANEIIKINVLENSLRTARDVCDELVELTGAEPVQVIGKKIVLYKESKKNKTIKLPK; via the coding sequence ATGATAACAAGTAAACAAAGAGCGTATTTAAGAAGTCTTGCAAATACTGTGCCTGCACAATATCAGATAGGTAAAGGCGAAATTTCCAAAAATCAGGTAAAAATGTTGCTTGACGGGATGGAAGCAAATGAGATAATTAAAATAAATGTTCTGGAAAACAGTTTGAGAACTGCAAGAGATGTGTGTGACGAACTTGTAGAATTAACGGGTGCAGAACCTGTTCAGGTTATAGGCAAAAAAATAGTTCTTTATAAAGAATCAAAGAAGAATAAAACAATAAAATTACCAAAATAA
- a CDS encoding DEAD/DEAH box helicase, whose amino-acid sequence MDNKKFTDFYFSEEILKGVERMGFSDLTPVQAETFTPFLKGKDVIVQAPTGTGKTCAFGIPMIEKINSDSKTVDAIVLCPTRELVIQTCEELTKVSKFKKGINIVAIYGGQPIDKQIFALKKKPQIIVATPGRLIDHLKRKTVKIKDLKILVLDEADEMLNMGFKEDLDVILETVPTDRQTVLFSATMPEEIINIANKYQKENPCHIKVTKDELTVNTVKQYYLEVKLPNRIETIERLIDANKYKLCMIFCNTKKKVDEISAELRQHKYPADALHGDMKQMQRDRVMSRFKKGITGILVATDVAARGIDVDDVDAVFNYEIPEDFEYYVHRIGRTGRANKEGISYTFVSGREVKKLKELMKYTKGTISLITPPSLKEVKAVNLECIMEDAKCILEDNNFKDYREYLEKYTLANNVDIFDLSATLLKMLNEGKKSDISHEKKEKNHNDENKVRLFVNLGKMDKMGTNNMIDLLKNGGVLFEQIGKIEIMPKFSFVDVEEEAVNIIMETLNGSFYKKRKIMFEVSNKKDKKKEQKTKTRKKGSY is encoded by the coding sequence ATGGATAATAAAAAATTTACAGACTTTTACTTTTCAGAGGAGATACTAAAGGGAGTGGAACGTATGGGGTTCAGTGATTTGACTCCTGTACAGGCAGAAACCTTTACACCGTTTTTAAAGGGTAAAGACGTCATAGTTCAGGCTCCTACAGGGACAGGGAAAACCTGTGCATTCGGTATCCCTATGATTGAAAAAATAAATAGCGATTCTAAAACTGTTGACGCGATAGTTTTATGCCCGACAAGAGAACTTGTTATACAAACTTGTGAGGAACTTACAAAAGTTTCAAAGTTTAAAAAGGGGATAAACATTGTTGCGATATATGGTGGTCAACCCATAGACAAGCAGATATTTGCCTTAAAGAAGAAACCACAGATTATAGTTGCAACTCCGGGAAGACTTATTGACCACTTAAAGAGAAAAACAGTTAAAATAAAGGATTTAAAGATACTTGTTTTAGACGAAGCGGACGAAATGCTTAATATGGGATTTAAAGAAGATTTGGACGTTATTTTAGAAACAGTGCCGACTGACAGGCAGACAGTTTTATTTTCTGCAACAATGCCTGAGGAAATTATAAATATTGCAAATAAATACCAGAAAGAAAATCCATGTCACATCAAGGTAACTAAAGATGAACTTACCGTAAATACTGTTAAACAGTATTATCTTGAAGTAAAATTGCCAAACAGGATAGAAACAATTGAAAGACTTATTGATGCAAATAAATATAAACTTTGTATGATTTTTTGTAATACTAAGAAGAAGGTTGATGAAATTTCAGCAGAGTTAAGGCAACATAAATATCCTGCAGATGCTCTTCATGGCGATATGAAACAAATGCAAAGAGACAGGGTTATGTCGCGCTTTAAAAAAGGGATAACAGGGATTTTGGTAGCAACTGATGTTGCTGCAAGGGGAATAGATGTAGATGATGTTGATGCTGTATTTAACTATGAAATTCCTGAAGATTTTGAATACTATGTTCATCGTATAGGAAGAACAGGAAGAGCCAACAAAGAAGGCATATCCTACACTTTTGTATCGGGACGTGAAGTTAAAAAATTAAAAGAACTTATGAAATATACAAAAGGCACTATATCTCTTATTACTCCGCCATCTTTAAAAGAAGTAAAAGCGGTTAATTTAGAGTGCATTATGGAAGATGCAAAGTGTATTTTAGAGGATAATAATTTTAAAGATTACAGAGAGTATCTTGAAAAATATACTCTTGCAAATAATGTGGATATATTTGATTTATCAGCAACTCTTCTTAAAATGTTAAATGAGGGTAAAAAATCTGATATATCACATGAAAAAAAGGAAAAGAACCACAATGACGAAAATAAGGTAAGACTTTTTGTGAACTTAGGGAAAATGGACAAAATGGGCACAAATAATATGATAGACCTTTTAAAAAACGGCGGGGTACTATTTGAACAAATCGGTAAAATTGAAATTATGCCAAAATTCTCATTTGTTGATGTAGAAGAAGAAGCCGTTAATATTATAATGGAAACACTAAACGGAAGTTTCTATAAAAAAAGAAAGATAATGTTTGAAGTTTCAAACAAAAAGGATAAAAAGAAAGAACAAAAGACGAAAACAAGAAAAAAAGGTAGTTATTGA
- a CDS encoding folate family ECF transporter S component gives MIYLYFQPLQRLKGEFFMANFKKSLRKMTTKELCAVAMLVAITVVLSFISGYLRTPVGKLNISFISVYVCAYLFGPVMGGLTGALADLISVWVSASGAPIPLFTVIEFINGFIFGLFFFKDANSKERSLIKTVIYALLCVLIQYMVNLLRIPVLAGLQNLTSYEVFLMRIPSTTLMLVVKFTGIILIEPYMKSIKTKI, from the coding sequence ATGATTTATTTATATTTTCAGCCCCTGCAAAGATTGAAAGGGGAATTTTTTATGGCAAATTTTAAGAAAAGTTTAAGGAAAATGACTACGAAAGAATTATGTGCTGTAGCAATGCTTGTTGCTATAACTGTTGTTCTTTCTTTTATTTCAGGTTATTTAAGAACACCCGTAGGTAAACTAAATATAAGTTTTATTTCAGTTTATGTGTGTGCTTATCTTTTCGGACCTGTTATGGGTGGGCTTACAGGCGCACTTGCAGATTTGATTTCAGTATGGGTTTCTGCATCAGGTGCTCCTATTCCTTTATTTACGGTTATTGAATTTATAAATGGTTTTATATTTGGACTATTCTTTTTTAAAGATGCAAATTCGAAAGAGCGCTCTTTAATTAAAACTGTAATATATGCTCTTTTGTGTGTTCTTATTCAGTATATGGTAAATTTACTGAGAATTCCTGTTCTTGCCGGACTTCAGAATCTTACATCGTATGAGGTATTTTTAATGAGAATTCCATCTACCACTCTTATGCTTGTAGTGAAATTTACAGGAATAATACTTATAGAACCATATATGAAAAGTATAAAAACTAAAATCTGA
- a CDS encoding GNAT family N-acetyltransferase produces the protein MDFKKILYEQLSKDYCADIKDIESDKNLFTHFKPNPERRIYEWDDALLKICSVNNKFIMTSKDENLLSLLKKEFKDENAGFIGRYDNLKRINKILLEFNEEISDCHHYYIPCGNVVIEKDIKIKWFEKEALFEFYNNENFKNALEFSALRPDMLAVCSYENGEITGMAAASCDSKTMWQIGINVNENARGKGIGAYLVNILKDEIIKRGILPFYGTVESHIFSQRIALKCGFIPMWWQLCTKSKKI, from the coding sequence ATGGATTTTAAAAAAATACTTTACGAGCAGTTGTCTAAAGATTACTGTGCTGATATAAAAGATATAGAGTCTGATAAAAATTTGTTTACTCACTTTAAACCAAATCCTGAAAGAAGAATATACGAATGGGACGATGCACTCCTTAAAATATGCTCAGTAAACAATAAGTTTATAATGACATCGAAAGACGAAAATCTTCTTTCTTTACTAAAAAAAGAATTTAAAGATGAAAATGCAGGTTTTATAGGAAGATATGATAATCTTAAAAGAATAAACAAAATTCTTTTAGAATTTAATGAGGAAATATCTGATTGCCATCATTACTATATACCTTGTGGTAATGTTGTAATTGAAAAAGATATAAAAATAAAATGGTTTGAAAAGGAGGCGCTTTTTGAGTTTTACAATAACGAAAATTTTAAAAATGCATTGGAGTTTTCAGCTTTAAGACCTGATATGCTTGCTGTTTGCTCTTATGAGAACGGAGAAATAACAGGTATGGCAGCCGCAAGTTGTGACAGTAAAACTATGTGGCAAATCGGAATAAATGTTAACGAAAATGCTCGGGGAAAAGGAATAGGTGCATATCTTGTAAATATATTAAAGGATGAAATTATAAAAAGAGGTATACTTCCGTTTTACGGAACGGTAGAGTCCCATATTTTTTCGCAAAGAATTGCACTGAAATGCGGATTTATACCCATGTGGTGGCAGCTATGCACGAAAAGTAAAAAAATATAA